The following proteins are co-located in the Osmia lignaria lignaria isolate PbOS001 chromosome 12, iyOsmLign1, whole genome shotgun sequence genome:
- the LOC117609983 gene encoding solute carrier family 35 member G1, producing the protein MKFSIGSTTSYNSIHPSYQYTEQFANNAQTYQDGTKWFGVFLAFLSGTFFTISSALVKAVQNVHPMILLAIRSVLQMLVMACVACKVSTSLFGPKGQRMLLHLQGLVGGATLSLLYYSFRKLPIGDATTIIFSSPVIVIALSFIFLKEPCGVLRVLVMCSLFAGVIFVSRPPFLFQIHRAEPYNVMGYVCAILATFFTALNIVVMRKCSEIHYSAIIFNLSWWSLVTAVTFFFLVSEHHEQNPKLPVDWITWSKILLVAFTGLSGQILVTNALKIEGAGKVSVTRSLDIILAYVVQVYFFGDRPSSTSIAGALLVIASVICMGFEKEIYGICDFIP; encoded by the exons ATGAAGTTCAGCATTGGATCTACTACTTCTTACAACAGTATTCATCCATCATACCAGTATACAGAACAATTTGCTAATAATGCTCAAACATATCAGGATGGTACCAAATGGTTTGGAGTATTTTTGGCGTTTCTGTCAGGTACATTTTTCACAATTAGTTCTGCATTAGTCAAAGCAGTTCAAAATGTACATCCTATGATATTGCTGGCTATCAGATCTGTTCTGCAAATGTTAGTTATGGCGTGTGTAGCATGTAAAGTTTCCACAAGTCTTTTCGGACCCAAAGGGCAAAGAATGCTGttacatttacag gGTCTAGTGGGTGGTGCAACtctatcattattatattatagttTTCGCAAATTACCAATAGGAGATGCCACAACAATCATATTCAGCTCTCCAGTAATTGTTATTGcactatcttttatttttttaaaagaacctTGTGGAGTATTACGTGTGTTAGTTATGTGTTCGCTTTTTGCGGGTGTTATTTTTGTATCTAGACCACCATTTTTATTCCAG atCCATAGAGCTGAGCCATACAATGTAATGGGATATGTATGTGCTATACTAGCAACTTTCTTCACAGCACTTAACATAGTTGTTATGAGAAAGTGTTCAGAAATTCATTATTCAGCAATAATCTTCAATTTATCTTGGTGGTCACTTGTTACAGCAGTGACCTTTTTCTTCCTTGTGTCAGAACATCATGAACAAAATCCAAAGTTACCAGTTGATTGGATTACTTGGAGCAAAATATTATTAGTAGCATTCACTGGATTATCAGGTCAAATTTTAGTAACTAATGCGTTAAAAATAGAAGGTGCTGGTAAAGTCTCAGTAACTAGATCCTTAGACATTATTTTGGCGTATGTAGTACAAGTATACTTTTTTGGAGACCGTCCTTCATCAACCAGCATTGCTGGAGCACTTCTAGTCATAGCATCCGTTATCTGTATGGGATTTGAGAAAGAAATTTATGGTATTTGTGATTTTATTCCCTAG
- the LOC117609984 gene encoding ester hydrolase C11orf54 homolog, with product MATLNASGLNITKRQLHVPSLDEIKNVLNQGLAKNFAEFQIEIVDCPNLTQEPFTLAAPGLGGNPTLLEIGGPSFLLPTVQRNKVYDIKQLLNHLQYNKDPFVVGAGAGPWPYLNCNCELMMNTVISSSNVTSGTRIASVDKTNGSCVLQTLPNEETRCALLANLFVTEGKPGKVLKVHAKKRTGNDDFIACMQKAIAQHYQNNLVGLGGTFLMNDGKIKQHVMPDFSATPLNTEAQLNNWLNFFNMSTPLIAVGTFVSSESDLDLRVQHFHSFSHHGEGGHYHIDTTPETIEYLGYFNLGNTLYRVDQPTSKLHFGKD from the exons ATGGCTACTTTGAATGCAAGTGGACTCAACATAACAAAAAGGCAGCTGCATGTGCCTTCGcttgatgaaataaaaaatg TTCTAAATCAAGGCTTGGCTAAAAATTTTGctgaatttcaaattgaaattgttgATTGTCCAAATTTGACCCAAGAACCTTTTACACTTGCTGCACCAG GATTGGGAGGTAATCCTACGCTATTAGAAATTGGTGGTCCATCATTTCTTCTTCCTACAGTACAAAGAAATAAAGTGTATGACATCAAACAGCTTTTAAATCATTTGCAATACAATAAAGATCCCTTTGTTGTTGGTGCTGGTGCAGGTCCATGGCCTTACTTAAACTGCAATTGCGAG CTCATGATGAATACAGTCATTTCATCATCCAATGTGACAAGTGGAACACGTATTGCATCTGTCGATAAAACAAATGGAAGCTGTGTGCTTCAAACTTTACCTAATGAAGAAACAAGGTGTGCTTTATTAGCTAATTTGTTTGTTACCGAAGGAAAGCCTGGTAAAGTCTTAAAAGTACATGCTAAAAAACGCACCGGCAATGACGATTTTATTGCATGTATGCAGAAAGCAATTGCACAGCATTATCAAAATAATCTTGTTG ggCTAGGAGGAACATTCTTAATGAATGATGGAAAAATCAAACAACACGTTATGCCGGATTTTTCAGCAACTCCACTGAATACTGAAGCACAGCTTAATAATTGGTTGAACTTCTTCAACATGTCAACACCCCTGATAGCTGTTGGTACATTTGTTAGTTCTGAAAGT GATCTGGATCTTCGTGTTCAACATTTCCATAGCTTTTCTCATCATGGAGAAGGAGGTCATTATCATATTGATACAACTCCAGAAACTATAGAATATTTAGGATACTTTAATTTGGGTAATACACTTTACCGTGTAGATCAACCAACATCTAAGCTGCACTTTGGAAAGGACTGA
- the LOC117609989 gene encoding uncharacterized protein LOC117609989 isoform X1, with amino-acid sequence MLTIQNDMSPRNGSCAAEVSSVRSLSSDDVSATKANRKKSCWARATDPAHRRGRRIQLLQMLVLPFIPILALIVQTANTLHDILIYRQEVSDIETQVTIATDLGKVVTRMQLERSEVAFFIYTNGNTLRSNLTQRFAITDQALHNMTTWPLVSVPRDESKTQTYDVVSKEAFQARLEDFRQKISSEESSIIEVLAWYTSVNAAMLDHLTNQIKETDNSGVWRYLIAFKNLLRSIESLGIASVYGINYFGRGILVGDNYVSYVRHEALGRDLLSGSLTYVPSLKHFYAELTRSMPDYGRIKSRRDEILRNQKREPRLDDAIAYFDSMATYVDELRKLQKELRHMIRDYVNSTLQDASNKEVAGIAIVVLVLVVSPIIIILVRNAVATIQMYAANLAQKARELKQEKGKSDTLLFQMLPPSVAQQLKQTQQVPAEYYEAVTVYFSDIVGFTEIAAENTPLEVVTFLNSIYKLFDARIECYDVYKVETIGDSYMVASGLPVRNGDKHVSEIATMALDLLAASSVFQVPKRPGERLQIRSGAHTGPVVAGIVGSKMPRYCLFGDTVNTASRMESTGEALRIHISLEMKKALDAVGGFKIAHRGLVDVKGKGLMDTYWLECKDGGIARAAELDLPSFFEDVRPVFIRRLREEGTI; translated from the exons ATGCTCACCATACAAAACGA CATGTCACCGCGTAATGGGTCGTGCGCGGCGGAAGTTAGTTCGGTGAGGAGTCTGTCGTCGGACGATGTCTCGGCTACCAAGGCGAACAGAAAGAAGTCCTGCTGGGCACGTGCCACGGATCCGGCACACCGACGTGGACGACGCATTCAACTGCTACAGATGCTTGTGTTGCCGTTCATACCGATCCTGGCGTTGATCGTCCAAACGGCCAACACCCTACACGACATCCTGATCTATCGGCAGGAGGTCTCTGACATTGAGACCCAG GTAACAATTGCAACAGATTTGGGAAAGGTGGTGACACGGATGCAGCTTGAAAGATCCGAGGTCGCATTCTTCATCTACACCAACGGCAACACTCTAAG GTCGAACTTGACGCAGAGGTTCGCCATAACCGATCAAGCTCTTCATAATATGACTACGTGGCCCTTGGTCTCGGTACCGAGGGACGAGAGCAAGACGCAAACCTATGACGTGGTCAGCAAAGAGGCCTTCCAAGCACGCCTCGAGGATTTCAG GCAGAAGATAAGTTCGGAGGAGAGCAGCATTATCGAAGTGCTGGCATGGTACACGAGCGTGAACGCGGCTATGCTGGACCACTTGACTAATCAGATCAAGGAAACGGATAACAGCGGAGTATGGAG GTATTTGATAGCTTTTAAAAATTTGCTGAGAAGCATCGAGAGCTTGGGTATTGCTTCCGTGTACGGAATCAATTACTTTGGACGTGGGATTCTTGTGGGTGACAATTATGTCAGCTACGTACGACACGAAGCACTTGGACGTGATCTCCTCAGCGGATCTCTCACATACGTGCCTTCTCTAAAACATTTTTATGCGGAACTCACCCGTAGTATGCCAGACTACGGTAGAATTAAATCTAG GCGAGACGAGATCCTTCGTAATCAGAAAAGGGAACCGAGGTTGGACGACGCGATTGCTTATTTCGATTCGATGGCAACTTACGTGGACGAGCTACGTAAACTTCAGAAAGAGTTACGTCATATGATTAG GGATTACGTGAATTCAACGCTTCAAGACGCAAGTAACAAAGAGGTTGCTGGAATAGCTATAGTCGTCTTAGTATTGGTCGTCTCtcctattattataatattagtcCGCAACGCGGTTGCCACGATACAA ATGTATGCAGCTAATTTGGCACAAAAAGCGAGGGAACTTaaacaagaaaaaggaaagagcgATACGCTGCTTTTCCAAATGTTACCACCAAGCGTTGCTCAACAATTGAAGCAAACGCAACAG GTTCCAGCAGAATATTACGAGGCTGTAACTGTGTACTTCAGTGATATTGTTGGTTTCACTGAAATAGCTGCTGAGAACACTCCTCTAGAA GTCGTCACGTTTCTAAATTCAATTTACAAATTGTTCGACGCCCGCATCGAATGCTACGACGTGTACAAAGTTGAAACTATCGGTGATTCTTACATGGTCGCATCTGGTTTACCAGTCAGAAATG GTGACAAACACGTGTCCGAAATAGCAACGATGGCACTTGATCTCCTGGCAGCCTCTTCGGTATTTCAAGTACCAAAGCGACCAGGTGAACGTCTTCAGATACGAAGCGGTGCCCACACGGGACCCGTGGTCGCTGGAATCGTTGGAAGCAAAATGCCTCGCTATTGCCTTTTCGGTGATACCGTGAACACAGCTAGTAGGATGGAATCAACTGGCGAAG CTCTACGAATACACATCAGCCTGGAGATGAAAAAGGCTCTTGACGCTGTCGGAGGTTTCAAAATTGCCCACCGAGGTTTGGTGGATGTCAAG gGTAAGGGATTAATGGATACCTACTGGTTGGAGTGTAAAGACGGCGGAATCGCTCGAGCAGCTGAACTAGACTTACCATCGTTCTTCGAGGATGTACGACCAGTTTTCATACGCCGTCTACGAGAAGAGGGTACCATCTGA
- the LOC117609989 gene encoding uncharacterized protein LOC117609989 isoform X2, translating to MSPRNGSCAAEVSSVRSLSSDDVSATKANRKKSCWARATDPAHRRGRRIQLLQMLVLPFIPILALIVQTANTLHDILIYRQEVSDIETQVTIATDLGKVVTRMQLERSEVAFFIYTNGNTLRSNLTQRFAITDQALHNMTTWPLVSVPRDESKTQTYDVVSKEAFQARLEDFRQKISSEESSIIEVLAWYTSVNAAMLDHLTNQIKETDNSGVWRYLIAFKNLLRSIESLGIASVYGINYFGRGILVGDNYVSYVRHEALGRDLLSGSLTYVPSLKHFYAELTRSMPDYGRIKSRRDEILRNQKREPRLDDAIAYFDSMATYVDELRKLQKELRHMIRDYVNSTLQDASNKEVAGIAIVVLVLVVSPIIIILVRNAVATIQMYAANLAQKARELKQEKGKSDTLLFQMLPPSVAQQLKQTQQVPAEYYEAVTVYFSDIVGFTEIAAENTPLEVVTFLNSIYKLFDARIECYDVYKVETIGDSYMVASGLPVRNGDKHVSEIATMALDLLAASSVFQVPKRPGERLQIRSGAHTGPVVAGIVGSKMPRYCLFGDTVNTASRMESTGEALRIHISLEMKKALDAVGGFKIAHRGLVDVKGKGLMDTYWLECKDGGIARAAELDLPSFFEDVRPVFIRRLREEGTI from the exons ATGTCACCGCGTAATGGGTCGTGCGCGGCGGAAGTTAGTTCGGTGAGGAGTCTGTCGTCGGACGATGTCTCGGCTACCAAGGCGAACAGAAAGAAGTCCTGCTGGGCACGTGCCACGGATCCGGCACACCGACGTGGACGACGCATTCAACTGCTACAGATGCTTGTGTTGCCGTTCATACCGATCCTGGCGTTGATCGTCCAAACGGCCAACACCCTACACGACATCCTGATCTATCGGCAGGAGGTCTCTGACATTGAGACCCAG GTAACAATTGCAACAGATTTGGGAAAGGTGGTGACACGGATGCAGCTTGAAAGATCCGAGGTCGCATTCTTCATCTACACCAACGGCAACACTCTAAG GTCGAACTTGACGCAGAGGTTCGCCATAACCGATCAAGCTCTTCATAATATGACTACGTGGCCCTTGGTCTCGGTACCGAGGGACGAGAGCAAGACGCAAACCTATGACGTGGTCAGCAAAGAGGCCTTCCAAGCACGCCTCGAGGATTTCAG GCAGAAGATAAGTTCGGAGGAGAGCAGCATTATCGAAGTGCTGGCATGGTACACGAGCGTGAACGCGGCTATGCTGGACCACTTGACTAATCAGATCAAGGAAACGGATAACAGCGGAGTATGGAG GTATTTGATAGCTTTTAAAAATTTGCTGAGAAGCATCGAGAGCTTGGGTATTGCTTCCGTGTACGGAATCAATTACTTTGGACGTGGGATTCTTGTGGGTGACAATTATGTCAGCTACGTACGACACGAAGCACTTGGACGTGATCTCCTCAGCGGATCTCTCACATACGTGCCTTCTCTAAAACATTTTTATGCGGAACTCACCCGTAGTATGCCAGACTACGGTAGAATTAAATCTAG GCGAGACGAGATCCTTCGTAATCAGAAAAGGGAACCGAGGTTGGACGACGCGATTGCTTATTTCGATTCGATGGCAACTTACGTGGACGAGCTACGTAAACTTCAGAAAGAGTTACGTCATATGATTAG GGATTACGTGAATTCAACGCTTCAAGACGCAAGTAACAAAGAGGTTGCTGGAATAGCTATAGTCGTCTTAGTATTGGTCGTCTCtcctattattataatattagtcCGCAACGCGGTTGCCACGATACAA ATGTATGCAGCTAATTTGGCACAAAAAGCGAGGGAACTTaaacaagaaaaaggaaagagcgATACGCTGCTTTTCCAAATGTTACCACCAAGCGTTGCTCAACAATTGAAGCAAACGCAACAG GTTCCAGCAGAATATTACGAGGCTGTAACTGTGTACTTCAGTGATATTGTTGGTTTCACTGAAATAGCTGCTGAGAACACTCCTCTAGAA GTCGTCACGTTTCTAAATTCAATTTACAAATTGTTCGACGCCCGCATCGAATGCTACGACGTGTACAAAGTTGAAACTATCGGTGATTCTTACATGGTCGCATCTGGTTTACCAGTCAGAAATG GTGACAAACACGTGTCCGAAATAGCAACGATGGCACTTGATCTCCTGGCAGCCTCTTCGGTATTTCAAGTACCAAAGCGACCAGGTGAACGTCTTCAGATACGAAGCGGTGCCCACACGGGACCCGTGGTCGCTGGAATCGTTGGAAGCAAAATGCCTCGCTATTGCCTTTTCGGTGATACCGTGAACACAGCTAGTAGGATGGAATCAACTGGCGAAG CTCTACGAATACACATCAGCCTGGAGATGAAAAAGGCTCTTGACGCTGTCGGAGGTTTCAAAATTGCCCACCGAGGTTTGGTGGATGTCAAG gGTAAGGGATTAATGGATACCTACTGGTTGGAGTGTAAAGACGGCGGAATCGCTCGAGCAGCTGAACTAGACTTACCATCGTTCTTCGAGGATGTACGACCAGTTTTCATACGCCGTCTACGAGAAGAGGGTACCATCTGA
- the LOC117609989 gene encoding uncharacterized protein LOC117609989 isoform X3, which yields MQLERSEVAFFIYTNGNTLRSNLTQRFAITDQALHNMTTWPLVSVPRDESKTQTYDVVSKEAFQARLEDFRQKISSEESSIIEVLAWYTSVNAAMLDHLTNQIKETDNSGVWRYLIAFKNLLRSIESLGIASVYGINYFGRGILVGDNYVSYVRHEALGRDLLSGSLTYVPSLKHFYAELTRSMPDYGRIKSRRDEILRNQKREPRLDDAIAYFDSMATYVDELRKLQKELRHMIRDYVNSTLQDASNKEVAGIAIVVLVLVVSPIIIILVRNAVATIQMYAANLAQKARELKQEKGKSDTLLFQMLPPSVAQQLKQTQQVPAEYYEAVTVYFSDIVGFTEIAAENTPLEVVTFLNSIYKLFDARIECYDVYKVETIGDSYMVASGLPVRNGDKHVSEIATMALDLLAASSVFQVPKRPGERLQIRSGAHTGPVVAGIVGSKMPRYCLFGDTVNTASRMESTGEALRIHISLEMKKALDAVGGFKIAHRGLVDVKGKGLMDTYWLECKDGGIARAAELDLPSFFEDVRPVFIRRLREEGTI from the exons ATGCAGCTTGAAAGATCCGAGGTCGCATTCTTCATCTACACCAACGGCAACACTCTAAG GTCGAACTTGACGCAGAGGTTCGCCATAACCGATCAAGCTCTTCATAATATGACTACGTGGCCCTTGGTCTCGGTACCGAGGGACGAGAGCAAGACGCAAACCTATGACGTGGTCAGCAAAGAGGCCTTCCAAGCACGCCTCGAGGATTTCAG GCAGAAGATAAGTTCGGAGGAGAGCAGCATTATCGAAGTGCTGGCATGGTACACGAGCGTGAACGCGGCTATGCTGGACCACTTGACTAATCAGATCAAGGAAACGGATAACAGCGGAGTATGGAG GTATTTGATAGCTTTTAAAAATTTGCTGAGAAGCATCGAGAGCTTGGGTATTGCTTCCGTGTACGGAATCAATTACTTTGGACGTGGGATTCTTGTGGGTGACAATTATGTCAGCTACGTACGACACGAAGCACTTGGACGTGATCTCCTCAGCGGATCTCTCACATACGTGCCTTCTCTAAAACATTTTTATGCGGAACTCACCCGTAGTATGCCAGACTACGGTAGAATTAAATCTAG GCGAGACGAGATCCTTCGTAATCAGAAAAGGGAACCGAGGTTGGACGACGCGATTGCTTATTTCGATTCGATGGCAACTTACGTGGACGAGCTACGTAAACTTCAGAAAGAGTTACGTCATATGATTAG GGATTACGTGAATTCAACGCTTCAAGACGCAAGTAACAAAGAGGTTGCTGGAATAGCTATAGTCGTCTTAGTATTGGTCGTCTCtcctattattataatattagtcCGCAACGCGGTTGCCACGATACAA ATGTATGCAGCTAATTTGGCACAAAAAGCGAGGGAACTTaaacaagaaaaaggaaagagcgATACGCTGCTTTTCCAAATGTTACCACCAAGCGTTGCTCAACAATTGAAGCAAACGCAACAG GTTCCAGCAGAATATTACGAGGCTGTAACTGTGTACTTCAGTGATATTGTTGGTTTCACTGAAATAGCTGCTGAGAACACTCCTCTAGAA GTCGTCACGTTTCTAAATTCAATTTACAAATTGTTCGACGCCCGCATCGAATGCTACGACGTGTACAAAGTTGAAACTATCGGTGATTCTTACATGGTCGCATCTGGTTTACCAGTCAGAAATG GTGACAAACACGTGTCCGAAATAGCAACGATGGCACTTGATCTCCTGGCAGCCTCTTCGGTATTTCAAGTACCAAAGCGACCAGGTGAACGTCTTCAGATACGAAGCGGTGCCCACACGGGACCCGTGGTCGCTGGAATCGTTGGAAGCAAAATGCCTCGCTATTGCCTTTTCGGTGATACCGTGAACACAGCTAGTAGGATGGAATCAACTGGCGAAG CTCTACGAATACACATCAGCCTGGAGATGAAAAAGGCTCTTGACGCTGTCGGAGGTTTCAAAATTGCCCACCGAGGTTTGGTGGATGTCAAG gGTAAGGGATTAATGGATACCTACTGGTTGGAGTGTAAAGACGGCGGAATCGCTCGAGCAGCTGAACTAGACTTACCATCGTTCTTCGAGGATGTACGACCAGTTTTCATACGCCGTCTACGAGAAGAGGGTACCATCTGA
- the LOC143305961 gene encoding uncharacterized protein LOC143305961, translated as MSQPTLNSSFSGINFAGMNRGSRLSYTSLRAASGDNSINEEERLSAPSVQGFGGSSRGSLTMDQASPRLSQPDVRRFALRHDVPAKRERLSQPTLVTGDYHPGRGQQRLSQPCLSTGKELNLPMMVFHSPSPPTIKHKRFSPPVHVSKRERLSQLDIGSKYRNLKESTATKFNRDRFSIPELETQNDLKLMAGTPKQRFSLDSQLKNQDITRSRLLPIASSPISEHQQSKIEEQPAVPIGKMKSPTRDGLGSVLVASATPILPSTERQLLSIEVNKKTAVVYSTTSTTTTVTQQKNQTTTVAGKLQRSISPVPTRERMSVPEIRNSSLRRLLDPPTRQRHSITGNLRHSISIISPIRPLDFGKKSPKHLFEEALERFRRDEKEENRKNEMSNSQTIVDIVDEPKHIQKHYSYTYESTDDNSSILGKLSVSVTPKKKYLESNFDENEQVITTVIETDVPMIMASPRYMKKSSYSSEAPKWIRKYLESESPKGGRRATGNKEKANRKNSRRKSSLESVDGDNKVTRKVRSKSVSSGERSPKPRNTIVQSDLKNMKNTYVRIVPSNKIQENRYEVKIENSWADGEINRLYGDECDDTDSDDSTSI; from the coding sequence ATGTCCCAACCCACCCTGAACTCCAGTTTCAGTGGCATTAACTTTGCTGGAATGAATCGTGGCTCTCGACTGTCGTACACCAGTCTCAGGGCAGCTTCCGGGGATAACAGTATAAATGAAGAGGAAAGATTGTCGGCACCCAGCGTGCAGGGATTCGGTGGGAGTTCGAGAGGAAGCTTAACGATGGATCAAGCCTCCCCAAGATTGTCCCAACCTGACGTGCGACGATTCGCTCTACGGCACGACGTGCCGGCGAAACGGGAACGTCTGTCCCAACCGACTCTAGTCACCGGGGACTATCATCCTGGTCGTGGTCAACAGAGATTGTCTCAACCTTGCCTGAGTACAGGAAAAGAGCTTAATTTGCCGATGATGGTCTTTCACTCGCCCTCTCCGCCCACAATCAAGCACAAAAGATTCTCACCTCCTGTACACGTTAGCAAGAGGGAACGTCTGTCCCAGTTGGACATCGGTTCGAAGTACAGGAATCTGAAAGAGTCCACCGCGACGAAATTCAATAGGGATAGATTCTCGATACCTGAATTAGAAACGCAGAATGATCTGAAATTAATGGCTGGAACACCGAAACAAAGATTCAGCTTGGATAGCCAGTTGAAGAATCAGGATATAACTCGGTCCAGATTACTACCAATCGCTAGTTCACCCATCAGTGAACACCAGCAATCAAAGATCGAAGAACAGCCAGCTGTTCCCATAGGGAAAATGAAAAGTCCCACTCGGGACGGACTTGGAAGCGTACTGGTAGCAAGTGCAACTCCTATATTACCGTCGACCGAGAGACAATTGTTGTCCATCGAGGTGAATAAAAAGACCGCTGTAGTTTATTCAAcaacgtcgacgacgacgaccgtGACACAACAGAAGAACCAAACAACGACGGTGGCGGGTAAGCTTCAAAGATCTATCTCCCCGGTTCCTACCAGGGAAAGGATGTCGGTGCCTGAGATAAGGAACTCGAGTCTACGTAGATTACTTGATCCACCGACGAGACAGAGGCACAGTATCACAGGGAATCTAAGACACAGCATCAGCATCATATCTCCCATCAGACCTCTGGATTTCGGTAAGAAGTCGCCAAAGCATTTATTCGAGGAAGCCTTGGAACGGTTCAGGAGGGACGAGAAAGAGGAGAATCGTAAAAACGAAATGTCTAATTCACAGACCATAGTGGATATCGTCGACGAACCTAAACACATTCAGAAACACTACTCGTACACGTACGAGAGTACAGATGATAATTCTTCTATTCTTGGTAAGTTAAGCGTGTCCGTGACACCCAAGAAAAAGTATCTGGAAAGTAATTTCGATGAGAACGAACAGGTGATCACGACGGTAATTGAAACGGATGTGCCTATGATAATGGCCAGTCCAAGATACATGAAAAAATCTTCTTACTCCAGCGAAGCACCGAAATGGATAAGGAAGTATTTAGAAAGCGAAAGTCCCAAAGGTGGCAGACGAGCGAccggaaataaagaaaaggctAATCGTAAGAACAGTCGAAGGAAAAGCTCACTGGAATCGGTGGATGGCGATAACAAGGTAACAAGAAAGGTTCGCTCCAAGTCGGTTAGCAGCGGTGAAAGAAGTCCTAAGCCCAGAAACACCATCGTACAGTCTGATTTAAAGAACATGAAAAATACATATGTTAGGATTGTTCCTTCGAATAAGATACAAGAGAACAGGTACGAGGTGAAGATTGAAAACAGTTGGGCCGATGGAGAAATTAATAGACTGTACGGAGACGAATGCGACGATACGGACTCGGATGATTCCACGTCCATTTAA